CAAAAGTGGTTGGAATTTGAGATATAAATGTGGTGCTTTCCTGCTCTTTCATGTAAGCTGTTGGGCTATCTGCCATCATTTGCAGCGGTGCTTCATAAAGAACATACATTCCCAGCTGATGACATCTTGTACCTTGGCTCATAGGAAGTGAATTGCTTGGGCGAAAATCTGCTTTTGTCGCATTACGCATAGCTCCAGGCGTATAGTCCATAGGGCCAGCCAGCATTCTTATAAAAGGTATACTCGCTTCATAATGCGGCATGTCATCATGTGGTGTCCATTTGGCATTTTCCAATCCTTTAACGCCTTCAAAATTCACAATATTAGGATACGTTCTTTGAATACCCGTTGGCTTATACATTCCATGATAGTCAATAAGAAGTTTATAAGAAGTTGCTTTTTTGGCAATATTATAAAGAGAATTTACCATTTTCTGATCGTCGCGGTCTATGAAATCTATTTTAAAGCCTTTTACTCCCATATTCGAATACTTGGTAAACGCATCATCTAAAACCTGATTTATAGCATACCATGAAGCCCAAAGAATGATTCCAACATTTTTTTGTTTCCCGTATTCGATAAGTTCTTTAATGTCCATAGCTGGCGAAATCTTCAAGATATCGGTTTCTTCGCTCCATCCCTCGTCTATGACCACATATTCAATATTATTTTTAGAAGCAAAATCGATATAATATTTATAAGTCTGCGTATTGATTCCTGCCTTAAAATCTACTTTCGATATATTCCAGTCATTCCACCAGTCCCAAGCCACTTTACCGGGTTTGATCCAGCTCATATCGGAAATTTGTGAAGGCGAAGAAAGTTTTTGAACCATATCATTATTCAAAAGTTCGCTGTCTTTCTCACTTATAATGATTGCCCTCCAAGGAAAACTTCTGCTGCCGTTTGTTTCTGCAATGTAGTTTTCTCTCTCAGACACCATGTAGTTCATTTTATTATAGCCTCCTAAGCGCTCCTTTTTTGGATAATGGGCAAATATTCCCTTTAGCCCATATTGTGCCTCATTATTGCGAGTTAAAAACATACCCGGATAATCTTGGAGTTCAGCCTCAACAATAGCTGCTTTTTTTCCATTTCCTAAATCAACAAGAAGCGGAGAAATAGCCAAGGTATCTTTGACAAATTTAGAAAGCGGAATTTCATCATAAAGCGCTTCAAAAGCAGAAGTGTACATGTCTTTTTCTCTTAAATCGCGAACATAGGGCACAAAAGCTTTATGATCTTGGCTAAAGTTAAAACTGGCTTCTTCAGATACAATGGTAATTTTTTTATTCTTATTTGTGAAAAAACGATATGCTACACCATCAT
This is a stretch of genomic DNA from Flavobacterium endoglycinae. It encodes these proteins:
- a CDS encoding glycoside hydrolase family 97 protein, producing the protein MYLLTRITTHQMNRNLLQAMIFIFLSVSGWSQVLHLKSPNGNIELNLENGAKIRWSVKHKDTEVIAPSAISLTLSNGEVLGNNAKIASTKNSASNTTFETPVYKKKTVVDQYNQLIVNFKGNFGLILRAYNDGVAYRFFTNKNKKITIVSEEASFNFSQDHKAFVPYVRDLREKDMYTSAFEALYDEIPLSKFVKDTLAISPLLVDLGNGKKAAIVEAELQDYPGMFLTRNNEAQYGLKGIFAHYPKKERLGGYNKMNYMVSERENYIAETNGSRSFPWRAIIISEKDSELLNNDMVQKLSSPSQISDMSWIKPGKVAWDWWNDWNISKVDFKAGINTQTYKYYIDFASKNNIEYVVIDEGWSEETDILKISPAMDIKELIEYGKQKNVGIILWASWYAINQVLDDAFTKYSNMGVKGFKIDFIDRDDQKMVNSLYNIAKKATSYKLLIDYHGMYKPTGIQRTYPNIVNFEGVKGLENAKWTPHDDMPHYEASIPFIRMLAGPMDYTPGAMRNATKADFRPSNSLPMSQGTRCHQLGMYVLYEAPLQMMADSPTAYMKEQESTTFISQIPTTFDETVALDGKVSEYAAIARKKGNTWFVGGLTNWSAREIEFDLSFLEKGTFTAEIFKDGLNAEKDPTDYKREIIEVTNASKLKVQMAPGGGFAIIINPEK